ACACCAAGTGCATAATATCCGCATGAAGAAATCCTGCAGAAAGCAAACGAATGTATTCCTTTCTGTTCATGATCGCTCCAACGCTGAACTTATATTTTTCAAAATTGCTGCTGCCATTGGGAGCTATAAAGCTTATAACAGCTGTAATTGCTATAATTAATATTAAAACATTCATAATATTATTTAATTTTCAGGTGTTTCATCACTTTGAAATAAATCCCCAATCGTTCCGCCATCTTCTTCACCTTCAATACGTTCCGGTTCTTCGTAAACTTCAGGTTCTTCTTCTTCAGGTTCAGGAATTGTAATATTAATTGACTTTACCTTAAACTTGGTAAACTGATTTCCAATGGCTTTAATGCCTTTTACGGTAATAAACTCGTCAATATCCACCGTTTCAGGATCGCGGTCTTTTCCTTTATCTTTAGCGAAAATAATTTCTGCAGAAGCACCATTTGCTACAATAACATTTTCTATAAATGACTTGGAATGTTCTGACGGCATAAAGGTCTGTACATTCGGCGTATTTTCGAATAAGAATCTCTTAATGAAATAAATATCTTTTTCTCCATCATAATAAATACAAGTCACCGCCTGATCCGGGCGCCATTTTTCAAGTACCAAATACTCATCATCAAAACGGTTTCCAAGATCGAAAGAAACCAGTTTAGCTTCACCGTTAGTATTGATTGTCAATATTTTATCATCTCCTTTGAAGCTTCCCAGTAAAGTTCCTCTTGCATCTGCATTCAGTCTTCTCACGGTATCATCAAACCAGATTCTTCTCGGTGCCAAAGTAGAAACACCCTCTTCTTTCATGTCTACTTTTTTCACCGCATATTTTGTCACCAGATTTCCTTTAGAATCACGGCCTTTGATGGCCAGTTCAGAGAAATCGATGTCCATTTTATTTTTTCTGATGCGTGGATTAGGTTTTAGCAAAACACTCACTGTTTCTGCCTCACCATTCGGATTTGCTGAAAAATAAAGTGTTTCCGAACCTTTTTTATCGGAAGCCAAAGGATAATCCGTATTTCTGGTAACCCCCGTCACCGAAAAACGTTTCATATAGTAAGGACCGTTTGTTCCTTCACGATAGATCATGTTGTAGACGGTTCTTTTGTCATTTTTCTTCCAAATGGCAACGTGAAGAATATCTTTTCCGATGAACGTTTTCGCTTCTACTTTTACCACCTTCATGCTTCCGTCTTTTCTGAAGGTAATAATATCATCAATATCCGAACAATCGAATAAATACTGATCTTTTTTCAAAGAAGTTCCAATAAAACCTTCTTCAAAATTGGCGTAGAATTTCTCGTTAGCCACCGCAACTTTCGTCGCATCAATCGTATCAAAAATTCTAAGTTCGGTTTTTCTTTGTCTGTCTTTTCCGTATTTTTTCTGAATATTTAAATAATAATCAATCGCATACTGAATAAGATTCGCCAAATGATGTTTTACCTGCTCGATTTTACCTTCAAGCGCAGCAATATTTTCTTTAAATTTATCTAAATCGAATCTCGAAATTCTCTTAATTCTGATTTCCGTCAATTTTAAAATATCTTCTTCCGTAACCGCTCTTAAAAGATGTTTCGTATGAGGTTTTAATCCAGAATCAATGGTCTTCAGAACCTCTTCCCAGCTTTTAACCTCTTCAATATCGTGGTAAATTCTGTTTTCAATGAAAATTCTTTCCAATGAAGAGAAATGCCAGCTTTCCTGTAACTCGTGAAGTTCAATTTCAAGCTCTTTTTTAAGCAAAGAAACGGTATGATCTGTATTTCTTCTCAGAATTTCAGAAACATTCAGGAACATAGGCTTATCACCGACAATTACGCAGGCATTCGGTGAAATCGTAACCTGACAATCGGTAAATGCGTATAGCGCATCAATGGTTTTATCAGGTGAAGAATCATTGGGAAGATGGATTAAAATTTCGACTTTATCCGAAGTATTATCTTCAATTTTCTTAATTTTAATTTTTCCTTTTTCATTGGCTTTCAACACAGAATCAATTAAATCTCCTGTATTCTTTGAAAAAGGAAGTTCTGTGATCATCAAAGTATGTTTATCAACCTGCGTGATTCTCGCTCTTGCTCTTACTTTTCCACCTCTGTGACCGTCATTATATTCGGAAACATCAAGGAAACCTGCCGTAAGGAAATCTGGATATAAATCAAACTTTTTGCCCTTTAAATGAGCAACAGAAGCATTAATTAATTCATTAAAATTATGCGGAAGAATTTTGGTGGAAAGTCCAACCCCGATTCCTTCAACTCCCTGAGCCAAAAGCAACGGGAACTTTACCGGAAGATCGATCGGCTCGTTATTTCTGCCATCATAAGACTTTGCCCAGTCTGTTGTTTTCGGGTTGAAAACCACTTCCAGCGCAAAAGAAGTCAGTCTTGCTTCTATATATCTCGCTGCAGCTGCAGAGTCACCGGTATAAATATTACCCCAATTTCCCTGAGTATCAATCAGCAACTCTTTTTGCCCGATTCCCACCATGGCATCTGTAATAGAAGCATCACCGTGGGGGTGATATTTCATGGTATTTCCTACGATATTGGCCACCTTATTGTAACGTCCGTCTTCCAGCTCACGCATCGAATGCATAATTCTCCGCTGAACGGGTTTAAAACCATCATAAACAGACGGTATAGCCCTGTCTAATATTACATAAGAGGCATAATCAAGGAACCAGTCTTTATAAAGACCGGACACTTTTTTCAGGCTCTCACCTTCATGCGAGTATTCTTCTGTCATCACTTAATTTTTAACCCTTTCTCTCGTTGTTCGTTTTTATTACTTTACTTAAAGAGAGTTTTAAATCGTTTACTTCTTTTTTTGTCAAATAGGAAATCTGATACTTCAGTATGGTAGATCCGCTGTTTTTACTTGAGATGGTAATATACAGACGCTTTACAAAAAAAACATTGATAATATCATAACTTATCAGCTTATATTTTGGAAATTCATCATGCAGAGGTTTATCCAAAAAAGGAATTACATTTCTGTTTTTAAAATTGAGTGCTTCGCCATCGCTGTCGTATTCAAAGATCTGCCTGCCGTTAAAATAAAAGAACAGAATCAGAACTATGGGAATAATAAGGAAAAAATAACTTTCCTTACCCAGAATATTAAATCTGAATTCTTCAAGCAAAAATACTGCGATCCCCCCGAGGAGCATCATCAGTAATATGGTGTTTAAAAAATTGTAAACCGAAGCTTTGTTACGGTTACTGAGTCTCATAGTTTTGGTGTTTAAATTATAAATTTTTTATTTCTACCCTGTTGTGTTTATGTTTTTGTCCTGCCATCTATTTGTACATATTCTTCGGCTCTTATTCCGAAAATTCTGCTGCCAGTTCCTTATTATCAATATCAGTATCTTCCACTACCAGATTTTCAAGAATAAACGTTTGCCTGTCCGGTGTATTCTTCCCCATATAAAACTCCAGTAACTGATCAATAGTCTGATCTTTCCCCACCACTACAGGTTCAAGGCGGATATCTTTTCCAATGAAATGTTTGAACTCATCAGGCGAAATTTCTCCCAATCCTTTAAATCGGGTGATTTCAGGATTTTTTCCCAATTCGTTCAGCGCCTTTACTCTTTCCATTTCTGAGTAGCAATATCTCGTTTCCTTCTTATTTCTCACCCTGAATAAGGGGGTCTGAAGGATATAAAGATGGCCGTTTTTAATTAAATCCGGAAAAAACTGCAGAAAGAACGTAATCATCAACAGACGAATATGCATTCCGTCGACGTCCGCATCAGTCGCGATAATTACCTGATTGTACCTTAAATCCTCTAAGCTTTCTTCAATATTTAAAGCAGCCTGCAGCAAGTTGAATTCTTCATTTTCATAGACCACTTTCTTGGTTAACCCATAACAGTTCAATGGCTTACCTTTCAATGAAAACACCGCCTGGGTTTCAACATCTCTGGATTTTGTGATAGATCCGGATGCAGAATCTCCCTCAGTAATGAAGATTTGGGTTTCCCCTTTTCTCTCATTTTTCTGGTCGTTGTAATGCTGTCTGCAATCACGAAGTTTTTTGTTGTGAAGAGACACTTTTTTTGCTCTTTCTCTCGCCAGTTTCTGAATTCCTGAAAGCTCTTTTCTTTCTCTTTCCGAGATTAAAATTTTACGCTGAATCGCTTCTGCAATTTCAGGATTCTTATGTAAAAAGTTGTCTAATTTACTTTTAAGGAAATCAATAATAAAAGTTCTTACCGTTGGTCCGTTTGGTCCTACGTCATTGGAACCTAACTTGGTCTTCGTCTGAGATTCGAAAACAGGTTCTTCCACATTAATGGAAACCGCTGCTACAATCGATTTTCTAACATCGGAAGCATCGAAACTTTTATTAAAAAACTCGCGGATTGTTTTTACATACGCTTCACGGAAAGCATTCAAATGTGTCCCTCCCTGTGTTGTATTCTGTCCGTTTACGAAAGAAAAATAGGTTTCAGTCTGTGATTTATCGGTGTGGGTAATTGCTACTTCTATATCACTGTCTTTCAGGTGAATGATTGGATAAAGCGTTTCACTTTCCAATTCTTCTTCCAACAGATCTTTAAGACCGTTTTCAGAATAAAAAGTTTCCCCGTTGAAAAGAATTTTCAAGCCCGGATTCAGATAAGAATAATTACGGAGCATTCTCTCGATATACTCTTTTCTGAATTTAAAATGAAGAAAAATCTCCCCATCCGGAATAAATGAAATCTCAGTACCATTACGGTCTGAAGTCTCTTTTTCCTCAAAATCTTCAGTGATAATACCTCGCGAAAACTCTGCCACTTTCAGTCTTCCATCACGGAAAGAACGCACACGGAAATAATCAGAAAGGGCATTTACCGCTTTCGTACCGACCCCGTTCAAACCTACTGATTTTTTGAAGGCTTTACTGTCATACTTACCCCCAGTATTCATTTTGGAAACAGCATCAACCACCTTTCCTAAAGGAATTCCACGACCAAAGTCTCGAATAGTAACTTTACCTTCGTCCAGTTTTATTTCGATTCTTTTCCCGGATCTCATTCTAAACTCATCAATTGAGTTGTCCAGAATTTCCTTTAGCAAAATATAGATTCCGTCATCTGCAGACGAGCCATCGCCAAGCTTTCCGATATACATACCGGGACGCAGACGAATGTGCTCCTGCCAATCGAGGGTTCTTATATTATCTTCTGAATAGGTTGGATTTATTTCTTGTGACATATGTATTTTCAGCAAACATACAAAAATACGAAAATGAATAAAATTATCCGAATTTTAACCCCTCTTTTTCTCATTTTTATTATCTTATGAGTATAATCAATCGTCAGGTGAAGAAGACTTTATTTCATTACCTCAAATTATCATTTAATAAATTTCTTTTTAAGATTTTGTTTCATTTCCATTGAGTTAACACTTTACTTTCCGATTTAATTTAAATTTAGCACTAAACACTTTAATTTTTTCAGTAAATTCGAGGATGTTTTAAAAAATTTCAGTTACATGATACAACTTCCTTTATCCAAACTTTCCAATGTGGGTACCACTATTTTCAGCCAGATGACACAACTTGCCAATGAAAATGAGGCCATCAATCTATCGCAAGGGTTCCCCGATTTTATGCCGGATTCTGAGCTGTTGAACCATGTTGATCATTTCATCAAAAAAGGCTTCAATCAATATGCTCCAATGGGTGGAATGATTGGTTTAAAAGAAGAAATTGCCCGAAAGATTGAAAATTCGCATCAGGCAATATATCATCCGGATTCTGAAATTACGGTGACAGCCGGCGGAACTCAGGCCATCTTTACAGCCATTGCCACTTTTGTAAAAAAAGATGATGAAGTGATTATTTTTGAACCCGCTTATGACTGCTACGAACCGACCGTGGAACTTTTCGGAGGAATTATAAAACGTTTTGAAATGAAAGCGCCCGATTATGAAATAGATTGGAATCTGGTTAAAAGCTTGGTGACTGAAAAAACCAAAATGATTATTCTGAACAATCCGAATAATCCTTCAGGAAGAATTTTAAAGGAGAATGATATTCAGGAATTGATCAATATTGTAAAGGGAACTTCAATTCTGATTTTAAGTGATGAAGTCTACGAAAATATTGTTTTTGACGGAAAGCAACATTTAAGCATCTGTAAATATCCGGAATTAAAGGAAAGAAGTCTTTTAGTGGCATCTTTTGGAAAATTATTTCACGTGACGGGCTGGAAGGTCGGATATTGCGCAGCACCAAAAGTTTTAACCGATGAATTCCGGAAAATCCATCAGTTCAATGTTTTTTCGGTGAACACGCCTATTCAGCTGGCTTTGGCAGAATACATGAAAAATGATGAACATTATAATCAGTTGAATCAATTTTTTCAGGAAAAAAGAGATTTTTTAAGAAAAGGACTTGCTAATACTTCGTTTGAATTGCTGGATTGCGAAGGAACTTATTTTCAGGCTTTGAAATATGATAAAATTTCAGATAAAAATGATTTTGATTTTGCCAGCGACCTGACCATCAACCACAAAGTGGCAAGCGTACCTTTTTCATCGTTTTATAAAAATAAACTGAATGAAAATGTGATTCGTTTATGTTTTGCGAAGAAGCAGGAAACACTGGAAAAAGCCATTGAAAATTTATCTAAATTATAGAATAAAAGCAGTAGAATTTCTACTGCTTTTTATTTATAGCGTGAATATTTTTATAAAAACATTCCGCCAGAAGCTTCAATTCTCTGTCCGTTGATCCAACGTGCATCTTCTGTACAAAGGAAAGCTACCACTCCACCGATGTCATCAGGAACGCCCACTCTTCCTAAAGCCGTATTTCCTGCAACCATCGCATTTACATGCTCATCATCTCTTGTTCTTCCGCCCCCGAAATCGGTTTCAATTGCTCCCGGCGCCACCACATTTGACTTGATTTTTCTCGCTCCCAATTCTTTTGCCTGATATTTCGTCAGCATGTCGATCGCCGCTTTCATAGAACCGTAAACCGAAGATCCCGGAACTGCAAATCTTGCCAACCCTGAAGAAATGTTGATAATTCCTCCGTCGCTGTTGATGAAAGGTAAAAACTTCTGCGTTAAGAAAAATACCCCTTTGAAATGAATATCTACCATATCATCCAACTGTTCTTCCGTAACATCAGGAATTGGCGAATACAAAGCCGTTCCCGCGTTATTTACCAAGAAATCGATATTTCTGCTTCCCGTATTTTCTTCCAGATGATCTCCTACTGTTTTCACAAAAGCATCAAAACTTTTAAGATCTTTAGTATCTAACTGATATGCAATTGCTTTTTGTCCCAAAGCCTGAATTTCTTTTACCACTGCCTCAGCTTCTTCTTTATTGCTTCTGTAGGTGATGATAATATCAAGCCCTTTTTGTGCCGTTTTAATAGCTGAATTTTTTCCTAAACCACGGCTTCCACCGGTTATTAATGCGATTTTTGTTCTTGTGCTCATTTTATTATGTTATTTAATGATACAAAGTTGGCGTATTTTTGAAAGCAGATGTTTGCTTGAATCAATCTGAAATTTGCAAAATTCAAATCAGGTGCGAAATTCTAAAGGCGTAATCGTTGTTTTCTTTTTAAAAAAGTTAGAAAAGTGCGCAATTTCTTCAAAACCTAGGGCGTAAGAAATCTCAGAAACCGTCCATTTTGTTTGTTTTAATAATATTTTTGCTTCCTGAATTAATCGATCAGCAATGAATTCGGTTGTGGTTTTTCCAGTGCTTTCTTTTAGTTTTTTATTTAAATAATTAACGTGAACAGCCAATCGATCGGCGTAATCCTTTGCTGTTTTCAATTGCAATCTCTGTTCTGAAGATTCTATAGGAAACTGCCTTTCCAATAATTCGATGAACAAAGAAACAACACGCAGCGAAGCGTCATTCGAGGTCGATAATTTCGAGGCAGGCTGTAATTTCTGACCATAATGAATAAGTTCAAGCACATAATTCCGAATCAAATCGTATTTAAAAATATAATCCGATTCTATTTCTTTTTTCATTTTAAAATACAACTGCTCGATCTCATCTGCCAGCTCATCATCAATTTCAAAAATCGGAACATTTCCCGGTTGAAAAATAGGTAAACTTTCGAGTGTGCTGTGAGACTTATCTTTAATGAAAAAATCTTCTGTAAACACGCAAAAACTCCCCGACTGATTAGGATCTTCCGGAACCCAGTGATAAGGAACTTTCGGAGTCGCAAAAAGAAGGGCATTTTTCGTTATTGAAATCACTTTATCTGCATATTCTGCTCTGTTTCTGCCTCTTATTAAGCTTATCTTAAAATATCTTCTTCTGTTATAAGGCATTTCGGAAGTCATTCGTATTTTCTCAATCGTTTGAGCAATATCGAAAACATTAAAATGCCCAATATCTTTATGAAGCCCTTTCGGAAAAATACTCTCCAGATCTTTTCCCAGCTTCGCCGTCATTTCCCGATAAAAATCTTCCAAAGAAGTATGAGCTATCTTTTCCATAATTGAACATTTGTAAAATTCAAATATACAAACTTATAGACACATGATAATAAATACATTATTTATTCTGACTATTGAAAATTTTTCTATAATTAGTGATTTACCATTAATATTTTTCTTATCTTAGTTTTAAGCTAAAATACTAAAAATCAAATACTATGAAAGATTTACTTTTAACAAAAGGAAAGAAACTTAACAAAAAGCAATTGAAAACAATCGCTGGCGGATTATTAGACTGCATGCAGTCTGTAATCTGTACCGATCCACCATGTGAATTCTATCCGCCAGATGATTACAGAGCCTGTACACAAATCTCAATAAGCTGTGCACAAAAGGTATGCAGACCACTTTAGCAATTAAGATCAAACTAAATCATTAAAAATCAACAGTTATGAAAAACCAAAATTTACAAAAAGGTAAAAAATTAAACAAAAAACAATTAAGAGTAATCTCAGGTGGACTTCAAATGTGCTACGACAAAGATTCAGGCGAATGTATCGCGTATGGAAAACGATGTGCAGAATTCCAATGTGTATACCCTATTTTACCATAATTTAAATAAATCATAAAATTACAACTATGAAAAATCAAAATTTACAAAAAGACAAAAAGCTTAACAAAAAAGAATTAAAAACCATCAAAGGCAGACTTCAGATGTGTTGGGATGCTTTTACAGGAGAATGTACCTCTTATGGCAGACAATGTGCCGAGGCTCAATGTAAATAGTCGCTCCTTAAAAAGCTGTTTTTTGACTTTGAAAATTATATTTGCCTAAAAAGATTCGGAGAACAAGTTCGAGCCAAAGAAGAATTTGTTGTTTGATTTGATTCAATCTCATCTTCAAATTGTATCCAATCCCTGCTAATAATGCATTATTAATATCTCCAGCCACTCCTTTCAGGAAGTTTAATCCTAAGGAGTGGTTTCTTTTTAAATGAGAGATACAAGGTTCTATGGCTGCTCTTGCCCGGAATCTTAATCTGGCTACTTGTTGCCCATATTTTGTTTTTTCTTTTTTTGCGGGAAGCAAAATTGCTGTTCCTTCCACTTCTTTGATTCCTTTAAATCCTCTGTCTGTAGTGGCTTTCGTAGGTCTTGTTCCGCCAACGGATTTTCTTACCCTCTCACTCTGTGCCAATGATTCTTCAAGAGTTTTACTATCGTGAGGATTGCCAGAAAATCTCTTTACCGAGCTGATGATCCCTGTTTTCCGACCTCTTACTACTGCTACTTTTGTCCCAAACTCGTATGCTTTTCCCGATTTTCCTTTCGCAATACACGCAACTTGTGGCTCGTGAAGACTGTAAATTTTATCTTTCGTGGTACGTTCTTGGGTGAGTGCTTTAAGGTAAATTTTAAAAACGTCTTCGTAGCCTTTCAAAACATCTTTAGGAAGTTTTCTTTCCAATTCCCGAAGAACTCTTTTACCAATCGTCCTGAGCTTTTTCCTCGCCATTTTTGCCTTCTTCTGTCTTCTGGGATGATGTCCAAAAAAAGCGTCCCGCAATAATTGTTTGCTCACTCTTCTGTAGCTTTGTCTTTGTACAACGCTCTCTTTTTCTGCTATTTTTCTACAATTGTCGATTACTTTTTTTGCTAATTTGGCATCGGTAGGAAAGGTAATGTTCTTCTCCTGAACCGTCGTATCTACCTGAACTTCATCTT
The sequence above is a segment of the Chryseobacterium sp. MYb264 genome. Coding sequences within it:
- a CDS encoding DNA gyrase/topoisomerase IV subunit A, whose protein sequence is MTEEYSHEGESLKKVSGLYKDWFLDYASYVILDRAIPSVYDGFKPVQRRIMHSMRELEDGRYNKVANIVGNTMKYHPHGDASITDAMVGIGQKELLIDTQGNWGNIYTGDSAAAARYIEARLTSFALEVVFNPKTTDWAKSYDGRNNEPIDLPVKFPLLLAQGVEGIGVGLSTKILPHNFNELINASVAHLKGKKFDLYPDFLTAGFLDVSEYNDGHRGGKVRARARITQVDKHTLMITELPFSKNTGDLIDSVLKANEKGKIKIKKIEDNTSDKVEILIHLPNDSSPDKTIDALYAFTDCQVTISPNACVIVGDKPMFLNVSEILRRNTDHTVSLLKKELEIELHELQESWHFSSLERIFIENRIYHDIEEVKSWEEVLKTIDSGLKPHTKHLLRAVTEEDILKLTEIRIKRISRFDLDKFKENIAALEGKIEQVKHHLANLIQYAIDYYLNIQKKYGKDRQRKTELRIFDTIDATKVAVANEKFYANFEEGFIGTSLKKDQYLFDCSDIDDIITFRKDGSMKVVKVEAKTFIGKDILHVAIWKKNDKRTVYNMIYREGTNGPYYMKRFSVTGVTRNTDYPLASDKKGSETLYFSANPNGEAETVSVLLKPNPRIRKNKMDIDFSELAIKGRDSKGNLVTKYAVKKVDMKEEGVSTLAPRRIWFDDTVRRLNADARGTLLGSFKGDDKILTINTNGEAKLVSFDLGNRFDDEYLVLEKWRPDQAVTCIYYDGEKDIYFIKRFLFENTPNVQTFMPSEHSKSFIENVIVANGASAEIIFAKDKGKDRDPETVDIDEFITVKGIKAIGNQFTKFKVKSINITIPEPEEEEPEVYEEPERIEGEEDGGTIGDLFQSDETPEN
- a CDS encoding DNA topoisomerase IV subunit B, with the translated sequence MSQEINPTYSEDNIRTLDWQEHIRLRPGMYIGKLGDGSSADDGIYILLKEILDNSIDEFRMRSGKRIEIKLDEGKVTIRDFGRGIPLGKVVDAVSKMNTGGKYDSKAFKKSVGLNGVGTKAVNALSDYFRVRSFRDGRLKVAEFSRGIITEDFEEKETSDRNGTEISFIPDGEIFLHFKFRKEYIERMLRNYSYLNPGLKILFNGETFYSENGLKDLLEEELESETLYPIIHLKDSDIEVAITHTDKSQTETYFSFVNGQNTTQGGTHLNAFREAYVKTIREFFNKSFDASDVRKSIVAAVSINVEEPVFESQTKTKLGSNDVGPNGPTVRTFIIDFLKSKLDNFLHKNPEIAEAIQRKILISERERKELSGIQKLARERAKKVSLHNKKLRDCRQHYNDQKNERKGETQIFITEGDSASGSITKSRDVETQAVFSLKGKPLNCYGLTKKVVYENEEFNLLQAALNIEESLEDLRYNQVIIATDADVDGMHIRLLMITFFLQFFPDLIKNGHLYILQTPLFRVRNKKETRYCYSEMERVKALNELGKNPEITRFKGLGEISPDEFKHFIGKDIRLEPVVVGKDQTIDQLLEFYMGKNTPDRQTFILENLVVEDTDIDNKELAAEFSE
- a CDS encoding methionine aminotransferase, with product MIQLPLSKLSNVGTTIFSQMTQLANENEAINLSQGFPDFMPDSELLNHVDHFIKKGFNQYAPMGGMIGLKEEIARKIENSHQAIYHPDSEITVTAGGTQAIFTAIATFVKKDDEVIIFEPAYDCYEPTVELFGGIIKRFEMKAPDYEIDWNLVKSLVTEKTKMIILNNPNNPSGRILKENDIQELINIVKGTSILILSDEVYENIVFDGKQHLSICKYPELKERSLLVASFGKLFHVTGWKVGYCAAPKVLTDEFRKIHQFNVFSVNTPIQLALAEYMKNDEHYNQLNQFFQEKRDFLRKGLANTSFELLDCEGTYFQALKYDKISDKNDFDFASDLTINHKVASVPFSSFYKNKLNENVIRLCFAKKQETLEKAIENLSKL
- a CDS encoding SDR family NAD(P)-dependent oxidoreductase translates to MSTRTKIALITGGSRGLGKNSAIKTAQKGLDIIITYRSNKEEAEAVVKEIQALGQKAIAYQLDTKDLKSFDAFVKTVGDHLEENTGSRNIDFLVNNAGTALYSPIPDVTEEQLDDMVDIHFKGVFFLTQKFLPFINSDGGIINISSGLARFAVPGSSVYGSMKAAIDMLTKYQAKELGARKIKSNVVAPGAIETDFGGGRTRDDEHVNAMVAGNTALGRVGVPDDIGGVVAFLCTEDARWINGQRIEASGGMFL
- a CDS encoding helix-turn-helix domain-containing protein, with the protein product MEKIAHTSLEDFYREMTAKLGKDLESIFPKGLHKDIGHFNVFDIAQTIEKIRMTSEMPYNRRRYFKISLIRGRNRAEYADKVISITKNALLFATPKVPYHWVPEDPNQSGSFCVFTEDFFIKDKSHSTLESLPIFQPGNVPIFEIDDELADEIEQLYFKMKKEIESDYIFKYDLIRNYVLELIHYGQKLQPASKLSTSNDASLRVVSLFIELLERQFPIESSEQRLQLKTAKDYADRLAVHVNYLNKKLKESTGKTTTEFIADRLIQEAKILLKQTKWTVSEISYALGFEEIAHFSNFFKKKTTITPLEFRT
- a CDS encoding IS5 family transposase, with translation MLGKIREDLQQNLFKTRLTELINMEHPVVKLAGEISWDKMESEFEKLFSENGRPSIAIRKIAGMLLLKEMFKESDESVIERWIENAYWQYFTGETFFQTEQPFDPSNFVHFRKRIGDKGLEFLLGQSVSLHPKAKTEDEVQVDTTVQEKNITFPTDAKLAKKVIDNCRKIAEKESVVQRQSYRRVSKQLLRDAFFGHHPRRQKKAKMARKKLRTIGKRVLRELERKLPKDVLKGYEDVFKIYLKALTQERTTKDKIYSLHEPQVACIAKGKSGKAYEFGTKVAVVRGRKTGIISSVKRFSGNPHDSKTLEESLAQSERVRKSVGGTRPTKATTDRGFKGIKEVEGTAILLPAKKEKTKYGQQVARLRFRARAAIEPCISHLKRNHSLGLNFLKGVAGDINNALLAGIGYNLKMRLNQIKQQILLWLELVLRIFLGKYNFQSQKTAF